The Flavobacterium johnsoniae UW101 genomic interval TATGGATATCATTTCGATCAATCATTACAGAAAATGGGAGCCAAATCAGGATTTAATGAATAAATGGGGCGAATGGTCAGGAAAACCGTTCCTAATTACAGAATGGTACACTAAAGGAGAAGATTCTGGTTTGCCAAACAATACAGGAGCAGGATGGCTGGTTCGGACTCAGAAAGAAAGAGGACTGTTTTATCAGAATTTCACTTTAGAACTTTTAAAAAATAAAAACTCAGTAGGCTGGCATTGGTTCAAATATATGGATAATGATCCGCAGGATTTAAGCACAGATTATTCAAACCGAGATTCGAACAAAGGAATCGTAAACAGCAATTTCGAACCGTATCTGCCTTTATTAAAAGAGATGAAAGTTATTAATGATAGCGCCTACGAACTGACACGTTATTTTGATAAAATGTAAAAATCTTTTAAACACATAGAAACATAGATTTTTTAGACTTAAAAAAAGGATACTAAAAGAAACTAGTTTCTAACACATAGCTAAACTTTGTTAGTAAAATCCAGCTATGTGTATTTATGCAAGTGAAACGCCTTTTATGCTCAAAGTAGTGCTATGTTTCTATGTGTTTAAAAATAATTGTAGATAATTAAAAATAAAAACTATGAAAAAAATTGTAATGCTGTGCTGTACTTTTCTACTGATGGGAAAAGCAATAGCACAGGAAATTCCGTTGGTTTCTAATATTTCGTCAAGGAACAATATTACTTTAAATGGAAAATGGAGTTATATCGTAGATCCGCTAGAAAACGGGTATTACGATTACCGATTAATGCCTTTTAAAAATAATGGATTCTTCGAAAATAAAAAATTCAATACCACAGATTTAACCGAATATAATTTTGCGACTTCTGCCACAATGGATATTCCATCAGATTGGAACAGCAAAGACGAAAGATTGTTTTTTTATGAAGGAACTGTTTGGTTTCAGAAAGACTTTAATTATAAAAAAGATTCTAAAACCAAAGGGATTCTTCATTTTGGAGCAGTCAATTATGATGCAAAAGTCTATGTAAACGGAAAACTGGCAGGAACACACGTTGGAGGTTATACACCTTTCAATTTTGATGTAACTGATCTATTAGTCGACGGGAATAATTTTGTAGTTGTAAAAGTAGATAACAAGCGTCACAAAGATAATGTTCCAACTGTAAATATGGATTGGTGGAATTACGGCGGAATTACAAGAGATGTTACTTTGGCTCAGGTTCCGAATACGTATGTGGAAGATTATTTGGTTCAATTGGATAAAAAAGAAAAAGGCAAGATTTCCGGCTGGATAAAACTGAATAGTGAAACAGCAAATCAATCCATTTCAGTTTCTATTCCAGAATTAAAAATCAAAAAAAGCATTACAACAGATGCTAAAGGAATGGCGTATTTTGAAATTAAAGCCAATCCGGTTTTATGGACGCCGGAAAAACCAAAATTATACGATGTAACCATTTCCAAAGCCGATGAAAATATAACAGATCAAATTGGTTTTAGAACTATTGAAACCAAAGGAAAAGAGATTCTGTTAAACGGAAAAAAAGTCTTTTTAAGAGGAATCAGTATTCATGAAGAAGCACCTTTCAGATCGGGTAGAGCTTGGTCTGAAGATGATGCGATAACGTTATTGAATTGGGCCAAAGAGTTAGGCTGTAATTATGTTCGTCTGGCACATTATCCTCACAACGAAAATATGGTAAGACAAGCTGAGAAAATGGGAATTATGATTTGGTCTGAAGTTCCTGTTTATTGGACCATTTCATGGACAAATCCTGATACGTATGCTAATGCAGAGCGTCAATTACACGATATGATTTACAGAGATAAAAACCGCTGCGGAATCGTGATTTGGTCTATCGCCAATGAAACACCGCATAGTGATGAAAGAGATGTTTTTCTGAGTAAATTGGCTAAATATGCACGCACGCAGGATAATACTCGTTTAATTAGTATGGCGATGGAAGTTACCAAAAGTCCAAACAATGTAAATACACTTCATGATAACATGAATGAATTTGTAGACATTGTAAGTTTCAATCAATATCTGGGCTGGTACAGAGGAACGAATGAATCTTGTAAAGATATGCAATGGGTGATTCCGTATAACAAACCAGTTATTATCAGCGAGTTCGGAGGAGAAGCTTTACAAGGACTTCACGGAGATAAAAAAGAACGCTGGAACGAAGAATATCAGGAAGAATTATACATTCAAAATACTCAGATGTTTAATCGTATAGAAGGTTTAGCAGGAGTTTCACCCTGGATTTTAGTTGATTTTAGATCACCAAGAAGGCAATTGCCAAACATTCAGGATTTCTTTAACCGCAAAGGCTTAATCTCAGATCAGGGAATTAAAAAGAAAGCTTTTTATGTAATGAAAGACTGGTATGCACAGAAAGAGCAGGAATATAAATAAGTGAGTTAGAGTTTTAGATAAAGAGGAAAACCTTTGGAATCAGAAATGATTTTAAAGGTTTTTTGGTTTTTGGAAATGTTGTTTTTGAACCAAAAGTAATTATGGTAGACTTAGAATTTTTACGCTTATGTTTTACAATAAATTAAGGCACAGGAAGACAGGCTTATACTGATAAGCTAATATAGGAAACGTGCAGCCGTAGAGAAAGATGGCAATAGAAAAGAAGTAAGCTTAAAAGAAATATGATTAGATTTTTTTAAAGCAGTCCCAGCTTTTTTGCTTTTTCAATTAAATCTTTA includes:
- a CDS encoding glycoside hydrolase family 2 protein encodes the protein MKKIVMLCCTFLLMGKAIAQEIPLVSNISSRNNITLNGKWSYIVDPLENGYYDYRLMPFKNNGFFENKKFNTTDLTEYNFATSATMDIPSDWNSKDERLFFYEGTVWFQKDFNYKKDSKTKGILHFGAVNYDAKVYVNGKLAGTHVGGYTPFNFDVTDLLVDGNNFVVVKVDNKRHKDNVPTVNMDWWNYGGITRDVTLAQVPNTYVEDYLVQLDKKEKGKISGWIKLNSETANQSISVSIPELKIKKSITTDAKGMAYFEIKANPVLWTPEKPKLYDVTISKADENITDQIGFRTIETKGKEILLNGKKVFLRGISIHEEAPFRSGRAWSEDDAITLLNWAKELGCNYVRLAHYPHNENMVRQAEKMGIMIWSEVPVYWTISWTNPDTYANAERQLHDMIYRDKNRCGIVIWSIANETPHSDERDVFLSKLAKYARTQDNTRLISMAMEVTKSPNNVNTLHDNMNEFVDIVSFNQYLGWYRGTNESCKDMQWVIPYNKPVIISEFGGEALQGLHGDKKERWNEEYQEELYIQNTQMFNRIEGLAGVSPWILVDFRSPRRQLPNIQDFFNRKGLISDQGIKKKAFYVMKDWYAQKEQEYK